GCTGCAGCTTGCCGGCCAGCACGTCTTCCGCGATGCGCCGGGCGGCGGCGGCGATCTCCTGCCGTCCGCCATAATTGAAGGCGACGATCAGGGTGAGGCCTGAATTGTCCTTGGTGAGCGCCTCGGCCTCGTTGAGGAGGAGGACGATGTCCTTGGGCAGACTGTCGCGCTCGCCGATGATGCGCACGCGCACATTGGCCGCGTGCAATTCCGCCAAGTCGTGCCGCACGAAGCGCTTCAGCAGGCCGAGGAGGTCGGACACCTCGCTCGCCGGCCGCGACCAATTCTCGCTGGAAAAGCTATAGATGGTCAGGAAGCGGATGCCCATCTCCCGGGCCGCGCGCACGCACCGACGCAGCGCCTCCACCCCTCGCCGATGCCCCTCGAAGCGGGGAAGGTTGCGGGACGTCGCCCAGCGGCCATTGCCGTCCATGATGACGCCCACATGCACTGGGACGCAGGCTGTCGCCTGTCCCTCAGAGCTGTT
This genomic interval from Aquabacter sp. L1I39 contains the following:
- a CDS encoding isoprenyl transferase, which produces MSTREGANSSEGQATACVPVHVGVIMDGNGRWATSRNLPRFEGHRRGVEALRRCVRAAREMGIRFLTIYSFSSENWSRPASEVSDLLGLLKRFVRHDLAELHAANVRVRIIGERDSLPKDIVLLLNEAEALTKDNSGLTLIVAFNYGGRQEIAAAARRIAEDVLAGKLQPDDVTADLVGAHLHTSGIPDPDLIVRTSGEQRLSNFLLWQAAYSELVFLPIYWPDFDRAALEQAIEEFARRDRRFGGVTARTGSARS